Proteins from one Gibbsiella quercinecans genomic window:
- a CDS encoding TrbC/VirB2 family protein: MTMRKVKFWSAVTAVLLSSRVLAADGGFNKANETLSNTSTGLLGLAAVTITLATMWIGYKVLFDGKSLHDMRNVIIGAILIVGASGFGAYWAA; encoded by the coding sequence ATGACGATGAGAAAAGTCAAATTCTGGTCTGCTGTTACCGCCGTATTACTTTCCTCGCGCGTGCTGGCAGCCGACGGTGGATTCAATAAAGCCAATGAGACGCTGAGCAACACCTCCACCGGCCTGCTGGGGCTAGCCGCCGTCACCATCACGCTGGCGACCATGTGGATCGGCTACAAGGTGCTGTTCGACGGCAAGAGCCTGCATGACATGCGCAACGTCATTATCGGCGCCATCCTGATTGTCGGCGCGTCGGGCTTCGGCGCCTACTGGGCCGCGTAG